A single Bacillus sp. HMF5848 DNA region contains:
- a CDS encoding alpha/beta fold hydrolase yields the protein MLKKNIQYVIIIALMFGSIFGVSFNSVQAEEMLNAEEVAEQFLTYMQEKQWDEMYDMFSSNVKELDEKDKVITLVTAVMTQFTAQYGELTEPTDVTVSKNLVFSKVTFVFNVAVADQTMPMELIIYVNDDGSVESFSGPTPQMETNYQAPTYEVEDAYTEKDVVVGEGKYALPGKLIIPTQEVGPFPTVVLVHGSGPNDMDETIYSTKSFRDMAVGLANEGIAVLRYDKRTKIHGLKASLMPDLTVKEETVDDAIEAVKLVSSMPELDSTNIFVVGHSLGGYVLPRILEADTEGLIAGGISLAGPITPLHELLLWQYEQGLERGKKLGATPEQLAQGEAMLAQWSAIVDVLNNPDYNATNVPAEVGLGNQAAYWFDLRDYDAGTLAAQQTVPLLFLQGEKDLQVPVSELDIWKEALQGYSNVTYKTYPNLTHILVNFAGVPTTLEYAIPANVPIEFIEDIASWVKTGTVKERVAMTQLFTDFDPDAYWAEPMTWAVENEIMKGYETEKLLKPYDAITERQALTILFRFAASALLTDESDEELYAIAAQLGVPTNETPAGVITRGEAAVLFAKLLARQDMTVEDAVSWLYENGIVTGYANDKGEYEKTFASYHADETLTRAQAITILHRINNMK from the coding sequence ATGCTGAAAAAAAATATTCAGTATGTCATAATTATCGCTTTAATGTTTGGCTCGATTTTTGGAGTGAGCTTTAATAGCGTTCAGGCTGAGGAAATGCTGAACGCTGAAGAGGTAGCGGAACAATTTTTAACTTACATGCAAGAAAAACAATGGGATGAAATGTATGACATGTTCAGTTCTAATGTAAAGGAACTTGATGAAAAGGATAAGGTAATTACATTAGTTACTGCTGTTATGACACAGTTTACAGCACAGTATGGGGAACTCACTGAACCGACAGATGTTACGGTTAGTAAAAATCTCGTTTTTTCAAAAGTAACATTTGTGTTTAATGTAGCGGTTGCGGATCAGACTATGCCAATGGAACTAATAATCTATGTAAATGATGATGGTTCAGTTGAAAGTTTTTCGGGACCAACACCCCAAATGGAAACAAACTATCAAGCACCTACATATGAAGTAGAGGATGCCTACACGGAAAAAGATGTTGTAGTGGGTGAAGGTAAGTATGCTTTACCAGGGAAATTAATTATTCCTACTCAAGAAGTAGGACCATTTCCAACAGTTGTTCTTGTACATGGTTCGGGGCCAAATGATATGGATGAAACCATTTATTCGACTAAATCATTTCGCGATATGGCAGTAGGATTAGCGAACGAAGGCATTGCGGTATTACGATATGATAAACGTACGAAAATCCATGGATTAAAGGCCTCCCTCATGCCAGATTTAACGGTAAAAGAAGAAACTGTTGATGATGCGATTGAGGCTGTTAAACTAGTAAGCTCTATGCCTGAACTTGATAGTACAAATATATTTGTAGTTGGTCATAGCTTAGGTGGCTATGTTTTACCAAGAATTTTAGAAGCAGATACAGAAGGTTTAATAGCGGGCGGGATTAGCTTAGCGGGTCCCATTACACCATTACATGAGCTACTTTTATGGCAATATGAGCAAGGCTTGGAACGCGGCAAGAAACTTGGTGCCACACCGGAACAATTGGCTCAAGGAGAGGCTATGCTAGCTCAATGGAGTGCTATAGTAGACGTCTTAAATAATCCTGACTACAACGCTACGAATGTACCAGCAGAAGTAGGATTAGGAAATCAGGCGGCGTATTGGTTTGATTTACGTGATTATGACGCTGGCACACTAGCGGCTCAACAAACGGTTCCTTTGTTGTTTTTACAAGGTGAAAAAGATTTACAAGTGCCAGTAAGCGAGTTAGATATTTGGAAAGAAGCATTGCAAGGCTACTCGAACGTAACGTATAAAACGTACCCTAATCTAACGCACATACTTGTTAACTTTGCGGGTGTACCTACGACGTTGGAATATGCAATACCAGCCAATGTTCCAATAGAGTTTATAGAAGATATAGCAAGTTGGGTAAAAACGGGGACGGTGAAGGAACGTGTTGCGATGACACAGTTGTTTACTGACTTTGATCCAGATGCATACTGGGCTGAACCGATGACGTGGGCAGTTGAGAATGAAATTATGAAGGGGTATGAAACTGAAAAACTATTAAAACCATATGACGCGATAACAGAACGTCAAGCTTTGACGATTTTATTTCGCTTTGCGGCATCAGCGTTATTAACGGATGAAAGCGATGAGGAATTATATGCGATTGCTGCTCAGTTAGGAGTTCCAACAAATGAAACTCCAGCTGGTGTTATTACTCGCGGAGAAGCAGCAGTATTGTTTGCGAAACTACTTGCTAGACAAGATATGACCGTTGAAGACGCTGTATCGTGGCTGTATGAAAACGGGATTGTGACTGGATATGCAAATGATAAAGGAGAATATGAAAAGACCTTTGCTTCTTATCATGCTGACGAGACGTTAACACGAGCACAAGCTATAACAATTTTACATCGAATTAACAATATGAAGTAA